The Mytilus edulis chromosome 4, xbMytEdul2.2, whole genome shotgun sequence nucleotide sequence GCCTCTTTTTTGTCATATATCTCCTAAAGGTCCAATAATTTATACATCCTTGacgtttaaaattttggtttgaTAGTTTATTATGAAGGTAAATCCTTTAAAAGAGTTATATTTATTCCGTTTGTtgttatttcattaaaattttatacaaatttactCTGTTCAATGGACCTTGTCTGTCTGTATCTTTTAATGGCGTTGTTGAAAGAAATTTACTCCGAAGTCCAACGGCCGATATTACATCGAAGGACAGCATGCTTTCATATGAACTTGCTTTTAGAAACTGCGATTTTTTCGGGTGTagatttttcaattatttatcaatttgtttgtttttgtcgtctattaaaaagtaaaataacaaaaacaccgaattccaagtaaaattcaaatcgaaaagtccaatatcaaatggcaaaatcaaaagctcaaacacagcaaatgaatggaaaacaattgtcatattcctgacttggtatatatatatgtctaaaaaattgcaaatttttagacttatattATTTATTCCTTATCTGGACAGTATCGTCTATTccagacgatccggtacatagtaaatttgctggttggtcctttatatatatacaactcgtctaaacatcaacccaacaatgttagatctataaatttgctttcgcaaattttttgttttcCATAGAAAGCCGTCTATATTTGAAGAAATACTCAATTAGaagtgtcatttttttattttaaaaaaatatatttactctTAGGTTTTTGCTTTATTTCTTCATCACAAATTgtcatttttcctttaaaaaagtcaaataaatgtTTTTCGAAAGAAGGGTTTTCCGAAACATAActgatatatgttttatattctgtCTATTTGCAATGGTAACTGTAAATTAAAGTCATGTGTTTCGCATTTAAGGTGCCCCTGACAATAGAGGCACGGAATTCATCATAGCTTATATGGACAACTATCTAGAAAACTTTCCACTTGAACTCTTCGTCACGACTTCTCGTACTACAACTGTAGATGTACAGGTCACATCACCTGGTTGGACAAATCCCTCTGTGAATGAGCAATTTTCAGTCATAGCTGGATCTGTAAAACAGTTATTTATAAACCTTAAGTTGCGTCTGAATGGATCGGTCAAGGAAAAGAAGGGTATTTTGGTGACAGCGACGGACGAAATTGTTATTTACGGTGTCAACAAACAAGACTATTCCAACGACGCATTTCTGGGCTTACCCATAGATGTTCTTGCTATGGAATATTACACAGTGACATATTATCCTCCATACAGAAGGGCTCAAATTTGTGTAGTTGGAGTAGAAGATTCAACAACTGTCTCCATTAAATTGTCATCTTGTTCTAATTGCGGATCGGTCACCTACAACGGCGCCACTTACAACAAGGGAAACACTCTCACACTTAGTTTGGACAGATATGACGCCATACAATTACAGAGCACTGGCGATCTCACTGGGGCACACATCACAGCCAATAAGAAAATTTCTGTTTTCAGCGGAAACAGGAAGACAAAAACTGGTTCCGGCGGAAGTCAAGATCATTTGGTGGAGCATTTAACACCAGTTGACACTTGGGGAAAGAGATTCGCAACTGTTCCAACTCCAATGAGAACTGTTGGTGACTACTTCAAAATCATAGCAAGTGAAGATAGCACCAGCGTTACTTACAAATGCAACAAAAATAATGCCATTACAACGGGAAGTGTTTCTCTTAGTAAGGCAGGAGATTTCCAGCAGCTACTCATAGGATCAGGAAAATATTGTTATTTCGTTGCTGACAAAGCCATACTCTTGGTACAGACTGTTCTGAGTCAACAGAGCAGCAGTGAACCATCAGACCCTGCTATGCTCATCATACCACCTGTCGAGCAGTATGCAGCAGATTACACTTTTGCAACACCAAAATATTCAAAAGGTTCCTATGACAACTACTTTATGTTCGTCGTAGATTCCTCACAGAAATCCGGATTGAGGTTAGATGGGTCTGCTTTCCCAAGCAACACAGTTTATCATAATATACCTGATACAAATTTAGTGGGAGCTTACATAACTGTAACAGAAGGATCCCACACAGTTCGTCACACTTCAGTGATATCCGTATTTGGAGGATTTCTGTATGGCAGAGCTCATGCAGAAACATACGGGTTTACAACCGGAATGCGCATGGCTGGTATAAACACTGTAAGTGCTtaccaaaatgtaaataaatagcAAGATATCATTTTGATAGTGAAAATATATAAAGTTAATAGTGCAATTTATATATGTTATCAGATATATATAAAACcgattatttatacatgtagttatattgggcaaaatgtaataaaaatccTCTAAATACCCCTTGCAACAACTATCAAACGTTTTAGAGGCTATATGGTAGTTCGTCTGATTTTGCTTCCATACTTCCTATGTACATGAGGGGAATGGCACGCTATCGGGATGCGGTGTATAGGGGTGGATAATAGTCTTACTGTGTAATATAATGAATAACAAAGTGGCATCAGGAAAAAAagtgtagacattttttttaagcGGGAATATGGAAATTAGCACACCAGTGTCATCCTAATCATCTAAAAACTGgaaaagcaaaataaaagttttaaccaTCTAATAAtgtgtatatttaaaatattttaatcatcaAAAAGCTGGTAAACGGCAAAAaatgtttaatcttttttaaaatgGGATGGCCAAAATGTTTTAGTCATCTCAAAACTGATATAGAAGAAAAGGTCGAACCATCTTAAATGggtttattcgttcatagtgtattaatttacgttttttgattgagttaagcctgccaattgatattttatcgtatgtttttctgttgtgatgttatgctattgtttcagaaaaagggagaaggtttggtaccattaaaacgtttaatcccgctgcaaatgtttgcacctgtcctaagtcaggaatctgatgtacagtagttgtcgtttgtttacgtgtttctcgtttctcgtttctcgttttttttttatagattagaccgttggttttcccgtttgaatggttttacactagtaattttgagaccctttatagcttgttgttcggtgtgagccaaggcttcgtgttgatggccgtacattgacctataacggtttacttttttaaaattgttatttggatggagggttgtctcattggcactcacaccacatcttcctatatctatatatagcataaaatgttttaatcattttttcttCGAATAACTATTTATTTACTAAAGTGTTTCTACAAAACAGGTTTGTGAACTAAGTACAACTGTTGTTGGAGATTGATATAGCATAAACTGTTTTAAACATCTTTAAACTACTTTTCATCAGCAATACACCCTATCTACTTATATATTCACTTTTATATAcctttgaatatatatttatatctacaTAATAGGTGTGTGTACCAAGTACAACTGTTGTTGGAGATGGTATTGATAACGATTGTGATGGATTGATTGACGAGGAAATTTGTACTACAGCCAATCAGAACAATGGTTTGTATTAGTATTACAGCCAATCACAAAAATGGGTTGTACTGCACTGCGCCAATCAGAACAATCGTCTGTGCGATTAGTTTATTGTTTGGGAGGGTAGACGGTTGATGCTTTACTTTTTTATAACCTAACCATTAAATGTTTGGGAGGGTAGACGGTTGATGCTCTACTTTTTATACTCTTACCATTGTTTGGGAGGGGAGACGGTTCGGGTTGGTGCTCTACTTTTTATACTCTTTCCATTGTTTTGGGTAGACGGTTGATGCTTTACTTTTTATACTCTAACCATTGTTTTCAAACAGCAAAATTAGTTTGTGTTGTATCATTAGGTATGCAGTGTAAAACTCAAAATTGTCTTTTTATCAAACAACGTTTAAATAAGAGAAAATACTATTTTAAATATCGGCGAAGCAAAGGACTACATATGGTCATTTCATTACACTATGTGTCTGATGGGGactgtatatttttgttttgtcgcTCTTTGAAACAGGAGGATATATAGCTGTTACCTTAAATGTATTTGGAATTAAACCACATTTTACCTTTATTATTTTTCAACAGATGATGACGGTGATGGTGTGTCAGATGAAGATTGTGCAACACCGGCACCGAGTAAGTAGTTTTGCTTTTAAACTAATTGGTAACTTATTGACTCATGAtcattaaaaagacaaatagaaaaaaagtagGTTATCAATAACGTATTCTGACATCATTCAACGCAACTTTCTCTGACAATGACATTTACATAGTAGCACTTGTCATTGAATTTACAAGACCATGCGCATTTAGAAGTAGTACACATAATACAATCAGGCAAACACTTTGAACAAGTacttatatatctttaaaagtgaCAAAGGAGGTCAAAGAacaattttcaaatgtagaatttGACCATAACATTTGACTTTTATAATTAcctagttttcttttcttttgacaAAGGACATCGAATCAACAGACCCtgggcctctatcacttatgggtTACCAGTAACAAATGcataaaacttatttcaaattcATTAGGCTGGGAAATAACTACCATATGGAGTCTTCGTATCGCTTCCGtcaaaattggataaaaaatccTGAGGATATatcgagcaatttggtaaaataaattttccGCTTTCTTTTTCGGTTACGGAGGAGATCTCAACACAAAGAAAACAGTgtttagggagataactcttacaatgaAAAGTCCTCGACAAAACAGGATCAGTCTCAAAAGcgcaataactgttcgatatcatgtGCAAAAAATCTAGACGATATCTTGGGAAACCACAAAATAGGGCACGAAACAAATTtggcggaagaagaaaaaaaatataatcagaacaaatactaTACAGAATGGTGGTATGACcttatgaatatatatgtatttctgtattttttttgtttttgaagtaATAGTCAATACCTGTATTTCCTAATGTTGCCAATTAGGTACTAaggtaatttatatttatttgaaaagtgaataaaacaaaagatatgaAACTCATGGCCATTTCGTATCGACGAAAATCCCATGATTTTACCCAAAATTCACCGTGTATTAAATAACTCGAATGATTCAGCGCCCTCTATAGGTCATTAGTTATTGGATATTTAACGACTGGATCTGTCGAGttattatgtattactgaaaagtAAATAGTGAAGTTAGGTTATGGTAGTAATGCATTTTAAACTTATGCTCTAGTTGACGGAGAGTGGGCAGCCTGGGGTAGCTTAGGAAGTTGTTCTATTACTTGCAAAGATTATGGAACCAGTCAAACTGGAACCGCGACTAGAACAAGAACTTGTACAAATCCAGCACCTCAATATGACGGACTGCAGTGTGTCGGCAGTGGATCAGAAAGTCAGTCTTGTACATCAACCACATACTGCCCAAGTAAGCTTATAAGCCTAACATTTTAGTTGAATCAATATTTTTGTGACAGTAAATATTGAATACGTGGTGTTGATATTTATAAAAGGTCGAAAATGGATTATAATAGACCTCTTTTTTAAGTTGTAACCATTCgacacaactcggccgattccgtacctcataGACGGAAagtagcggagtcacccgagTATTGCCGATTGAGTTGTAAACAAACAAGAATCGCTGCTAAACTCTTGATAGATTTGGACAATATCCACTGTTTTCACgaacattatttttacagttaaaTACAAGCTGAATCTCTTTCATATTTTCGTTACAGAAGTACAATTACATCAAAAGAATACACAAACtcaacttaaggtggtacctaacacaacagggagataactctgtaaaatcagctaaatgttttaattacgatGTGTTATTaagggaatatcaagcttctcaatgatcaaaataactgtttgtcaaactgctatataaccagtgtaatttttctgataaaacggtaggttcaaatttttttaaatttttaaatttttgtaaaagggtcaaagtaagtactttgacaaaattttatgaaaattaaacgagccaaattaattttagtacaagtgttgggtaccaccttaaactactcatagtaaaattatcatagataccagaatttttttttttcatcacacGCGTTTTTCCTCTACAATAGGCTTATCACTCGGCTACGTtcgaataaaaaggtaaaaatgccaaataatgTATGAAACTGAATAGTATTAGGGACCCAAAATATGTAAAGATTTATCTAATACAGCTATTTATTAATTTCGAatagcggtatgctactgtttcctttattaaATCCGGTATTCGTGAGGTATAACctccttagtgtttcgaaaagtttaaagttttgtaaacagttaatttattattgtcaccatatcaatgataacacTTAATTTCATGATAGTAAATGGTGGATTTAGTAGCTGGTCCTCTTGGGGACAATGCTCAGTGACATGCGCAACTGGAACGCAGACAAGGTCCAGAACATGTACCAACCCAGCAACCCAGTATAACGGTCTGACTTGCAGTGGTTCATATTCCGATTCAAAAACGTGTACACTAAGTCCTTGTCCAAGTAAGTTTTGTTAAGTTTCAaatttacaatatacatgtactgcATGCATTTTGCTTGAATAAAATGTGTGTCTTATAATTCAAATGATTTTGGAACAACTATTAACATTTAAGACATGgatacatgaaaaaaaataaggataactTTTTAAATGACAACAATTCTCTATACTTTTCAAAACGTACAAAAAACTGTTTAAAGTAGGTATTTTTACTTTAACTATTGGCACTTTTTTAAAGATGCCAACTATATTTTAACAGAGAAAATTTTGTATCTTATTATCTTAGTCGATGGTGACTGGACAAATTGGTCGTCGTGGGCTACATGTACAGTTTCATGTGGCGGGGGATCAAAGGGACGATCAAGGACATGCACAGATCCAACTCCAGCACATGGCGGAAGCGATTGTTCAGGAGATGGTTCAGAAACTGAAACATGCAATACACAGGTTTGCGTTAGTAAGTATTGATTTCTCCTGTTTCCaattaaaatagataaaattgaaataaatgtaaaaggATTGATACCTTCTCACACCAATATATGCATCAAATCGAAGTAAGTATCAAAACACTGCCATTAGACGAATACTTCCATTTGTGATTGACATCTTACTATGCAGTCGTGATATCGGCCCAGTCACTTAGAGTTGAATCAAATTAAACACATCGAATCGCTAGTGTTTGAAGAACCTGTGATCACCACTTATAATGTTTAAGCGTCTCTATGACTTAAAGCGAAAGCATGAATAATGACTGACTGCGTTAAATTGACATCGTGTTTTCGTTGTCCAAACCAAACATAGATAGTCGActttcccatggatagaaacaagtgtctGTGGTCCAAGCTATCAGTTTGCAGACGCTATAACGCtaacaaaacacaaattaatgcGTTATCTAGAATGCGTATCCTAACTACATATATACAACTTTATTCAAATAGTTGATGGAGGATGGGGATCTTGGTCCGCATACGGTTCCTGTTCTGTGACCTGTGGAGGAGGGAAATCATCCCGTTCGAAAGTGTGTAATAATCCAGCACCTCGAAATGGCGGACTAGACTGTTCCGGTTCATCGAGTGAATATGGCGATTGTAACACACAAGCATGTCCAACGGCAGGAGTTGGTCaatatgttcaggtatttcatattcttttcttttcggaaatttataaatataattcacgcatcgttgtaaatataatggaatttgatacgactgtcatacaattgggAGGTTTAGCGCTATTGAACCAGGcccaatccacaattttctaagTTTGAAAATCCGTGTATCAGGTCAGTTgatgtctattcgtttgatgtgttttatcatttgattttgtcatttgattagggactttccgttttgaattttcctcggagttcagtatttttgtgattttactttttatatgaaaatgtatATCACGTTTTCACTATAATATTATTACAGATGTGCCCTTCTGGATATTTTACTTGTGAGACAGGAAGCACAAAATGTATTGATGGTTCTAAGGCATGTGATTGTGACGAGAGTCCTGCCACTGGTAATTGTGATGATGGGTCCGACGAAACAACTAGTTATGCTGGATGCAGTGCACAAGTACTATTAACATGTCCAAATGGTTCCGAACGTACGTGATTTCTTTTTCTTATTCGATCATGAATATTCAGTTATTTCTAGAACTCCTCTCcccaaaaactttaaaaaactaaaattttcaacATCGATATATAAGCACTTGCTCTTAAAGATCTTAAATCTGCATGCTATTATATGGGTTTTATAACTAAACAAATTAAAACGTTTTCTTCAATTGAAATGTCGTGCTTCTCTTTTTCGTTTAAATTTAAATGTCGCATATATAAAATACTCACAAGAACTTCTTACCAAATTGAtagttgtttttaaattttttcatatttttttttaatgaaaatagataattatatttaGTAGAAAGACTCATTTAGTGGGAAAATTCTGGTGCTCAAAGGGGAACAATTAAAAGGTACTTGCTCTTTGAAATGCAGATAACCTTTGTAGCAATCAATTTAgatgtattttttaaaaactgATCAAGTTTTGGTTCAAAAATATGCCTTACTCTCCTTGGTCACATATATTCTATAAAAGTCTGCAGTAGTTTTAtggattaaaaaaaagttcatgtcAACAGActcttttatttgaattatttgcaTTTGAAAATAGGTTTACTAAATattcatggatttttttttaattttcaggtACAGCAGCTGCATCAGTTATCTTGTTGCTACTGGTTATGGGATATTTAAGAATTTTTATTTGATGTGAGGATAAAGCACACATATCAGCtaccaaattttataaataatattatgtgtttgtagttaaaaatatatatttacaatctGTTATTTATCCCAATGATTAACAAATAAACTTCGGATGCTtcttaaatattatattataactttaagtttgggataaactcatcatagataccaggactaaattttgtatatacgccagactcgcgtttcgtctacaaaagactcatcagtgacgctcgaatccccaaaaagttaaaaaggctaaataaagtacgaagttgaagagcattgaggaccaaaactcctaaaagttttgccaaatccagctaaggttatatatgcctgaggtagaaaaaccttagtatttcaaaaattctaaattttgtaaacagttaatttataaatataaccatatcaatgataattcatgtcagcacaacaagtgctgactactgggctagtgataccctcgtggaaataaatctccaccagcagtggcatcgacccagtggttgtaaataaactcatcatagataccaggactaaattttgtatatacgccaaacgcgcgtttcgtctacaaaagactcatcagtgacgctcgaatccaaaaagttaaaggGATATTTGAGAAGAAGTCTTTTGCATTTAAGCTGAAATCTCTGATATCGGAGTCGAATACAACAGATAAATTCTTATTTCCACAAGACTGGACAGAAGATTAACGGATTGAGAATAAGAAGACTTATCAgcccgaaagaaaaaaaaatagcttaaTACAATagataacaaagaagtgtgtatgTGAAAACAATGTATTAAATTATTAACTGTTAGAACTCTAAATATTagcattcggcaatcctcggtagaatccgttACTCTCCTAGTTAGATGAGGGTAccacggaatcggccgagttaaGACGAATGCAATATCAGGTGAGGATACGATTTAAAAAACAAACGTTTCGTGGTTTATATGCGACGCAGTTAGAGGCAGTTATTTGTTATACATTGAAACCTATTTAAACCGAAAATCTTTGGGACTTTAAATTTGGTTCGGTTTTGGACGATGTTGGGTTTTACATGCCAGGTTCATTACGCATATAATTTGATATGTCAGTGCTTAAgaatgtttggtttatacaggttttcggtttatgcaggatttGGTTTAGCAAGGGTTCACTGTATTATGTAATGAGTACGTGAAGGGCCCACTCTAAGTGAATATTTTTCAGTCATCATGAGATAGAGAAAAAAGTATTACCCTAGCCAAAATAAATTCAACCACCATCGAAAATAATATAATGTGGTTTTGGTGACCTGTGGCTGTTGTCTggttggtcgggttgttgttgtatctttgacacattccccatttccatcttcaattttattttgaatagctTCTGAGTATGTGttatatatctgttttttttttattgtattattatgttattatcaTTGTTAACCCAATGttaacttttattaaaatatatgctttgaaactttttttttagatgtattcACCCTTTcatgttaataaatatattttaatatgattcgttttgttatatttatttcgACAAATGTGATAACTGACACATGTTAAACGTAATAGATTCTgtacttggttggttggttttaTGTGAGATTCTTGGAGATATATATAACTTacattaaataaatcaaatatacagCAATAACTTTCCTTTCCAAGATTCATACATTTCAGTTGAACACAGAAAACTCTACATAGTTGACGACTAAAGGGCCCGTATGCGTTAGGGGAGGTTGAATACTGCCACTTTCAGTTGCAGCAGTTAACCTATTCCTATAACACATGACTttgcattcttattcaattttcaacGTATGATACTCGATaactaatattttcatttttcattttttttaatgtgggTGGcacattgatcgttcaaaaaaatactcgaaatatgaaaaagaaataattccccgaggtcatatgttataggactagtaGTTAACCCACAATTGGaaatatgaaatagaaataatGCCCCGAGGTCATATTTTATAGGACTAGTAGTTAACCCGCAATTGGaaatatgaaatagaaataatgccccgaggtcatatgttataggactagtaGTTAACCCACAATTggaaatatgaaataaagataatgcccgaggtcatatgttataggactagtaGTTAACCCACAATTGgaaatataaaatagaaataatgccccgaggtcatatgttataggactagtaGTTAACCCACAACTGGaaatatgaaatagaaataatgtcccgaggtcatatgttataggactagtaGTTAACCCACAATTGgaaatataaaatagaaataatgccccgaggtcatatgttataggactagtaGTTAACCCACAACTGGaaatatgaaatagaaataatgccccgaggtcatatgttataggactagtaGTTAACCCACAATTGGaaatatgaaatagaaataatgcccgaggtcatatgttatagaaCTAGTAGTTAACCCACAATTGgaaatataaaatagaaataatgccccgaggtcatatgttataggactagtaGTTAACCTTCAATTGGAAATATGATATAGAAATAATGCCCCGAgctcatatgttataggactagtaGTTAACCCACAATTGGaaatatgaaatagaaataatgccccgaggtcatatgttataggactagtaGTTAACCCGatgtcatatgttataggactagtaGTTAACCCACAATTGGAATTTTTAAACCTATCTTATCAATTgactttttgaataaaatgaagATAACCTAGAAACTGCCATCGTCCATTTATAAATGCATATTCATGTATAAGGCCCTTTATAGTATactttatttattgttatttatgtcACATTCCAAAACATCTCTTTTAGaatgtatacatttattttccTTTCGATTACAGTTCTCTGAACTTATCAGAACAATACCAATATTGTCCGTAGCTTAACCGTGTGAATCAATGatttgttctttatttggccttttttggctcagagcgtcactgatgagccttttgtagacgaaatgcgcgtctggcgtaaataaaaaatttaatcctggtttctatgatgagtttatttacaacagctgggtcgatgcaactgctggtggagttttaattcacCGAGGGTTTCACCAGCTCAGTTGTTAGCACTTCTGtgctgtgctgacatgaattatcactGATATGGTCACATTTATAAATGGAGTGTTTACAAtacttttgaaatactaagtctTTTCCAAGAAATTCAAAGAAAACTCAAAAATAGATTAAACGTtgtgcacgatgttcctacaacacgaaGTTACACTTAAAATGCGGCGTCAAAGAGGTTTTTTTACTTCGATtaattttgcaagttttattcgtttttttatatgttgttggttgattctggttctgttcttttttattgtcattttatctTAAATTAAGTTGTGgtttagctgtattttgcaaaacttttaagaattttggtcatcaatgctcttcaacttcgtactttatttggcctttttttttttggaatcgaacttcattgatgagttttttgtagaccaAACTCGCGCCTGGcgtaaatacattttaaattctggtatctgtgatgagtttaatTGTTACAATATTCAAATGTATCATGAATGTCTTCAGTCAATTACGAgaagtatgcaaaaaaaaaaacccagagaaaACTACGAAAAAGACATGCAAAACTAATTAGTCGAACACATTTTATAgctaacaacaccatggcaatAAACGAAAGGCAGACAAATCCCCAAAACACTAAGTAAAAATCTAAAGCCTAAGCAACACGAACTTCTCTTTACAATttggaaaattaaaatgtttCCGTATTTCCAACTGTGACGTTGATGTTCCCATCGGTgtcgtctgtttttttttataatacttttaCGTTGTTTTCATTGTTCTTGTGTTCTCCTGTAGAAGATTTATTACTTACCATTTAAAGTTCTAGGTTCAGTTGTCGTCTTTACATAAATTATTCTGTCTGAATTACAATAACCGATGGCACGATTTTAATGAGTTTGAAAGCCTTAAGGTAGAACAATACAAAGAtgtttcatccccaatcagacatctttaaactgatgtaattccactcatctttctttaaattttataaatgaggtaccaaaaagaaagaagaaggattattctttcaaattgtgaaaatttcattatgacataattattacataattaattgttatgtaattagttgccatattgtgatgtccatacttgaatgaatttagcttctttgttattcatagcatcccaaaaaactttatagattcttgcacaacacagtttgaccttcaaaactgtgtctcagatttttcctattgtatttcattctctcacaaatcttcaatgaagtttgaaacatcaattcataagagaccactaaattcaattgggtatacaATTTGTTCTATTGGTGTTTTtagaaatctgagacacagttttcgaggtcaagctgtgttgtacaagaatctataaaatattttgggatgctatgaagaataaag carries:
- the LOC139520072 gene encoding uncharacterized protein, which gives rise to MKSAILFLTILVYSQGAPDNRGTEFIIAYMDNYLENFPLELFVTTSRTTTVDVQVTSPGWTNPSVNEQFSVIAGSVKQLFINLKLRLNGSVKEKKGILVTATDEIVIYGVNKQDYSNDAFLGLPIDVLAMEYYTVTYYPPYRRAQICVVGVEDSTTVSIKLSSCSNCGSVTYNGATYNKGNTLTLSLDRYDAIQLQSTGDLTGAHITANKKISVFSGNRKTKTGSGGSQDHLVEHLTPVDTWGKRFATVPTPMRTVGDYFKIIASEDSTSVTYKCNKNNAITTGSVSLSKAGDFQQLLIGSGKYCYFVADKAILLVQTVLSQQSSSEPSDPAMLIIPPVEQYAADYTFATPKYSKGSYDNYFMFVVDSSQKSGLRLDGSAFPSNTVYHNIPDTNLVGAYITVTEGSHTVRHTSVISVFGGFLYGRAHAETYGFTTGMRMAGINTVCVPSTTVVGDGIDNDCDGLIDEEICTTANQNNDDDGDGVSDEDCATPAPIDGEWAAWGSLGSCSITCKDYGTSQTGTATRTRTCTNPAPQYDGLQCVGSGSESQSCTSTTYCPINGGFSSWSSWGQCSVTCATGTQTRSRTCTNPATQYNGLTCSGSYSDSKTCTLSPCPIDGDWTNWSSWATCTVSCGGGSKGRSRTCTDPTPAHGGSDCSGDGSETETCNTQVCVIDGGWGSWSAYGSCSVTCGGGKSSRSKVCNNPAPRNGGLDCSGSSSEYGDCNTQACPTAGVGQYVQMCPSGYFTCETGSTKCIDGSKACDCDESPATGNCDDGSDETTSYAGCSAQVLLTCPNGSERTAAASVILLLLVMGYLRIFI